Proteins found in one Zea mays cultivar B73 chromosome 1, Zm-B73-REFERENCE-NAM-5.0, whole genome shotgun sequence genomic segment:
- the LOC103643528 gene encoding L-type lectin-domain containing receptor kinase SIT2 gives MAAKTWQPMILVVMIVGMGVEACGAVEFAYHGFGGAGLQLDGMATVTPAGLLQLTNDTSMPKGHAFHPEPVTFRRPASAMSSFSTTFVFAIVSEFQDLSTSGFAFLVAPSKDMSSAMPNQYLGMFNGTNNGDARDRVFAVELDTVRNPEFADINNNHVGVDVNSLNSSAAAPAGYYDDATGAFRDLSLISREPMQVWVDYDGATTEMTVTMAPAPAPRPQRPLLSTKIDLSTVITDTAYVGFSSASSIVLVKHYVLGWSFSLSGDAPALDYGKLPKLPRIGPKPRSKALTIALPIATTVSVLAAVGVAFLFLRRRLRYAELREDWEVEFGPHRFAFKDLYAATGGFKDDCLLGAGGFGRVYKGVLPGSGAEIAVKKVSHGSRQGMKEFVAEVVSIGQLQHRNLVRLLGYCRRKGELLLVYDCMPNGSLDKHIHGRADRPVLDWAQRLHVIRGVAAGLLYMHEDWKQVVIHRDIKASNVLLDGEMNGRLGDFGLARLYDHGSDPHTTRVVGTMGYLAPEVVRTGKATTRSDVFAFGVFLLEVACGRRPIEDVACSRRRVEENGDINTGDCFMLVEWVRAHWRNGSITSAVDARLGSEYDATEADLVLRLGLACLHPSPAARPTMRQVAQYLDGSAHLPEFPATYTSSFRMFAGMERHRRLFDSWSVRQSRAAISVATMSDIGLSGGR, from the coding sequence ATGGCGGCCAAGACTTGGCAGCCGATGATACTAGTAGTCATGATCGTTGGAATGGGCGTCGAGGCCTGTGGCGCCGTGGAATTCGCGTACCACGGCTTCGGTGGCGCCGGCCTGCAGCTCGACGGCATGGCGACCGTCACGCCGGCCGGGCTGCTGCAGCTCACCAACGACACGAGCATGCCCAAGGGCCACGCCTTCCACCCGGAGCCCGTGACATTTCGACGGCCGGCGAGCGCGATGTCCTCCTTCTCGACCACGTTCGTGTTCGCGATCGTCTCGGAGTTTCAGGACCTGAGCACGAGCGGGTTCGCGTTCCTGGTTGCGCCGTCCAAGGACATGTCCTCGGCGATGCCGAACCAGTACCTGGGCATGTTCAACGGCACCAACAACGGCGACGcgcgagaccgcgtcttcgccgtgGAGCTCGACACCGTGCGCAACCCGGAGTTCGCGGACATCAATAACAACCATGTCGGCGTCGACGTCAACAGCCTCAACTCCTCCGCGGCCGCGCCGGCGGGGTACTACGACGACGCCACAGGCGCGTTCCGAGACCTGAGCCTCATAAGCCGGGAGCCCATGCAGGTGTGGGTGGACTACGACGGCGCGACCACGGAGATGACGGTGACcatggcgccggcgccggcgccgaggCCCCAGAGGCCGCTCCTCTCCACGAAGATCGACCTGTCGACGGTCATCACGGACACGGCGTACGTCGGCTTCTCTTCGGCGTCCAGCATCGTGCTGGTCAAGCACTACGTGCTCGGCTGGAGCTTCAGCCTCAGCGGTGACGCACCGGCGCTGGACTACGGCAAGCTGCCAAAGCTGCCCCGCATTGGCCCCAAGCCCCGGTCCAAGGCGCTGACCATCGCGCTGCCGATAGCCACCACGGTATCCGTCCTCGCGGCGGTCGGCGTCGCGTTCTTGTTCCTCCGACGGCGGCTCAGGTACGCCGAGCTGCGCGAAGATTGGGAGGTGGAGTTCGGACCACACCGGTTCGCATTCAAGGACCTGTACGCGGCCACCGGCGGCTTCAAGGACGACTGCCTGCTCGGGGCAGGAGGCTTCGGAAGGGTGTACAAGGGTGTGCTCCCGGGGTCCGGCGCCGAGATTGCCGTGAAGAAGGTGTCTCACGGATCAAGGCAAGGGATGAAGGAGTTCGTCGCTGAGGTCGTCAGCATCGGCCAACTCCAGCACCGGAACCTTGTGCGGTTGCTCGGCTACTGCCGGCGGAAAGGGGAGCTCTTGCTGGTCTACGATTGCATGCCAAATGGGAGCCTCGATAAGCACATACacggccgcgccgacaggcccGTCTTGGATTGGGCTCAGAGGCTTCACGTCATCAGAGGTGTCGCCGCCGGACTCCTCTACATGCACGAGGACTGGAAGCAGGTGGTCATCCACCGGGACATCAAAGCGAGCAACGTGCTCCTCGACGGTGAGATGAATGGGCGGCTGGGTGACTTTGGCCTTGCAAGGTTGTACGACCATGGATCCGACCCGCACACCACGCGCGTGGTCGGCACCATGGGGTACCTTGCCCCGGAGGTGGTGCGCACCGGCAAGGCGACAACTCGCTCCGACGTGTTCGCGTTTGGTGTCTTCCTCCTGGAGGTCGCGTGCGGCCGGAGACCCATAGAGGACGTCGCGTGCAGCCGGAGGCGCGTCGAGGAGAACGGTGACATCAACACCGGCGACTGTTTCATGCTCGTGGAATGGGTTCGGGCGCACTGGCGGAATGGATCCATCACCAGTGCAGTGGACGCCAGGCTCGGCTCCGAGTACGACGCTACGGAGGCAGACCTGGTGCTGCGACTAGGGTTGGCATGCCTGCACCCGTCGCCCGCGGCACGGCCGACCATGCGTCAGGTCGCGCAGTACCTCGACGGCAGCGCGCACTTGCCGGAGTTCCCAGCGACGTACACGTCGTCCTTCAGAATGTTCGCTGGCATGGAGAGGCACCGGCGGCTCTTCGACTCGTGGTCAGTTCGGCAGTCCAGGGCGGCGATAAGCGTTGCCACCATGTCTGACATCGGCCTCTCCGGCGGCAGATGA